A genomic stretch from Telopea speciosissima isolate NSW1024214 ecotype Mountain lineage chromosome 7, Tspe_v1, whole genome shotgun sequence includes:
- the LOC122670018 gene encoding protein WHAT'S THIS FACTOR 1 homolog, chloroplastic — protein MVAGGTRLTMKFRNPKTSSLPSLFCLPRNFSLWSMKKDPALESALSRNRRWIVNNQIKNIILRCPNQVAPIQFIQKKFKTLDLQGKALNWLMKYPCCFEVYRENDDLYCQLTKRMISLVDEEESVKDQQETVIVERLAKLLMMSSLRKLNVVKLNELQRNFGFPDDYLVRIVPKYSEMFRIVNYSGRRNSMEIELVSWNRTLAISAIESRAREQQTEPSFSCSLPSSWVKSWERFNEFNGTPYISPYMDVRGFLEGSKEIEKRAVGLVHELLSLTLWKKASIVKLEHFSREFGLPERLNVLLLKHPGIFYVSNKYQIYTVLLREGYYGSELINKDPLVVVKEKFGELMQEGLHEYNQRRHVLNIEKKRKKGEVLVRPPKRENRSIRETPEKDDHPGQGSALYDPEERRRFYKVLFDDDTS, from the coding sequence ATGGTGGCTGGTGGAACTCGCCTTACCATGAAATTTCGAAACCCTAAAACTTCAAGTCTACCATCACTTTTTTGTCTACCCCGTAACTTTTCTCTATGGTCAATGAAGAAGGACCCAGCACTTGAGTCGGCCCTTTCTCGGAACCGTCGTTGGATCGTGAACAACCAGATTAAGAACATCATTCTTCGATGCCCAAACCAGGTCGCTCCAATTCAGTTCATCCAGAAGAAGTTCAAGACACTCGATCTACAAGGTAAAGCTCTCAATTGGCTCATGAAATACCCTTGTTGCTTCGAAGTCTATCGCGAGAATGATGACCTGTATTGCCAATTAACGAAACGGATGATATCTCTGGTGGATGAGGAAGAATCTGTGAAAGACCAGCAGGAGACGGTGATCGTAGAGAGATTAGCGAAGTTGTTGATGATGAGCTCCCTTCGGAAGCTCAATGTAGTGAAGTTGAATGAATTGCAGAGGAATTTTGGGTTTCCGGATGATTATTTGGTCAGGATTGTACCCAAGTACTCAGAGATGTTCCGGATTGTTAATTACAGTGGACGACGAAACTCGATGGAGATTGAACTTGTTTCTTGGAATCGTACTTTGGCGATTTCAGCGATAGAAAGCCGAGCTCGGGAGCAGCAGACTGAGCCAAGCTTTTCTTGTTCGCTGCCCTCAAGCTGGGTTAAATCGTGGGAGAGATTTAATGAATTTAACGGTACGCCGTATATATCGCCTTACATGGACGTTAGGGGTTTTCTGGAGGGATCTAAAGAGATTGAGAAGAGAGCAGTGGGTTTGGTGCATGAATTGCTCTCCTTGACTTTATGGAAGAAAGCTTCAATTGTGAAGCTTGAACATTTTAGCAGAGAGTTTGGCTTACCAGAAAGGTTGAACGTTCTGCTGCTTAAGCATCCAGGAATATTCTATGTTTCAAATAAGTATCAGATTTATACCGTTCTTCTCAGGGAAGGATATTATGGTTCAGAGCTCATCAACAAGGACCCCCTAGTTGTTGTGAAGGAGAAATTcggagaattgatgcaggaaGGGCTTCATGAATATAATCAAAGACGGCATGTGCTAAacatagagaagaaaagaaagaaaggtgagGTTTTGGTAAGACCACCGAAAAGAGAGAACAGGAGCATCCGTGAAACACCCGAAAAAGATGATCATCCAGGGCAGGGAAGTGCTTTATACGATCCAGAAGAAAGAAGGCGGTTTTATAAAGTTCTCTTTGATGATGACACCTCATAG
- the LOC122667765 gene encoding exocyst complex component SEC5A-like: MSSDGDDIDEDELLQIALQEQAARDTNYQKPQASKVSKPVVNLVQPVPPPHYAKDQSRGAAPKNPSSNPGKAQKSRRGVDYDDDSEVEMLSISSGDEDYSKDRGSAAKSRAAGRGRDVAGDQAWDGDEPYSWKQVDEAELVRRVREMRETRTVPVAQNLDRKVSVLGRKGLNNLHSFPRGMECVDPLGLGVIDNKSLRLITETSENSPAKLDKDHFDASTREKLMYFSEKFDAKLFLSRVHQDTNGTDLEAGFLALKSDLIGRTQQRKQLVKENFDCFVSCKTTIDDIESKLKRIEEDPEGAGTAHLFNCIQGVSSVANRAFEPLFERQVQAEKIRSVQGMLQRFRTLFNLPSAIRGSISKGEYDLAVREYRKAKSIVLPSHVGILKRVLEEVEKVMHEFKGMLYKSMEDPQIDLADLENTVRLLLELEPESDPVWHYLNIQNRRIRGLLERCTLDHEARMEALHNEIRERQLSDARWRQIQQDSNNSSDVDLSLLGEAHVPVDSEVVDLNSEEVDALRGRYIRRLTAVLIHHIPAFWKVALSVFSGKFAKSSQASAELNVKASINKADDKVGDVKYSSHSLDEVAGMIQGTISAFEVKVHGTFHDLEESNILCPYMSDAIKEISKACQAIEGKESAPPSVVASLQMLHAEIMKIYILRLCSWMRATTEEIAKDDSWIPVSILERNKSPYTISFLPLAFRTMMGSAMDQISSMIQSLWSEATKKSDNIFLLLQEIQESVRLAFLNCFVDFAAHLENIGVEVSQNKLNQETSNVENGYLQPQAKARGLHPGNVVCDPHQKLLIVLSNIGYCKDELSHELYKKYKYIWLQPRDKDEGDSDVRDLVMSFSALEEKVLAQYTFAKANLIRTAAINYLLDAGVQWGGAPAVKGVRDAAVELLHTLVAVHAEVFAGAKPLLDKTLGILVEGLIDTFLSLFHENKTKDLKSLDTNGFCQLMLELEYFETILNPYFTPEASESLKSLQGVLLEKASECVTESSENPGHHRRPTRGSEDALVDERQQGMTVSPDDLIALAQQYSSELLQAELERTRINTACFAESIPLDSVPEPAKAAYASFRGSVDSPRSFKAQPVESPGYSRHRRR; encoded by the exons ATGTCAAGCGACGGCGACGATATTGATGAAGACGAGCTCCTACAGATCGCCTTGCAAGAGCAAGCGGCGAGAGACACCAATTACCAGAAACCCCAAGCTTCCAAGGTTTCAAAGCCAGTTGTTAATCTCGTTCAGCCAGTTCCGCCTCCTCATTATGCCAAGGATCAGAGCAGGGGCGCTGCGCCCAAAAACCCTAGCTCCAATCCTGGTAAGGCGCAGAAATCTCGTCGAGGTGTCGACTATGACGATGATTCGGAGGTCGAGATGCTCAGTATCTCGTCCGGCGACGAGGATTATTCCAAGGATCGTGGTTCCGCTGCCAAGAGTCGTGCTGCTGGAAGAGGGAGAGATGTTGCGGGTGATCAGGCCTGGGATGGTGACGAACCATATTCCTGGAAGCAAGTCGACGAGGCCGAG CTTGTTCGTAGAGTTCGTGAAATGCGGGAAACAAGGACAGTACCTGTAGCTCAAAATTTGGATCGGAAGGTTTCAGTATTGGGTCGAAAGGGGCTTAACAATTTACATTCCTTCCCCCGAGGGATGGAATGTGTAGATCCACTAGGGCTGGG GGTAATAGATAACAAGTCATTGAGGTTAATCACTGAGACTTCAGAAAATTCCCCAGCAAAACTTGACAAGGATCATTTCGATGCTAGCACTCGTG AAAAATTGATGTATTTCTCTGAGAAGTTTGATGCAAAACTTTTTCTATCCCGGGTGCATCAAGATACAAATGGAACAGACTTGGAGGCTGGTTTTCTGGCGCTAAAAAGTGATCTTATAGGACGTACTCAACAGCGAAAACAATTAgttaaagaaaattttgactGTTTCGTCTCTTGCAAGACCACAATTGATG ATATTGAATCAAAATTGAAGCGAATAGAAGAAGACCCTGAAGGAGCAGGAACTGCTCATTTATTTAATTGTATACAAGGAGTTAGTTCAGTAGCAAATCGTGCTTTTGAGCCTCTATTTGAGAGACAG GTTCAAGCTGAGAAGATCAGGTCTGTCCAAGGAATGCTGCAGAGGTTCCGAACTCTATTCAATTTGCCAAGTGCTATTCGTGGGAGCATCAGTAAGGGTGAATATGACTTGGCAGTCAGAGAATATCGGAAAGCAAAGTCTATTGTTCTGCCTTCCCAT GTGGGTATACTAAAACGTGTTCTTGAGGAGGTGGAAAAAGTGATGCATGAGTTCAAAGGCATGCTTTACAAATCCATGGAAGATCCACAAATTGACCTAGCAGAT CTTGAAAACACTGTGAGACTGTTGTTGGAACTGGAACCTGAGTCAGACCCTGTATGGCATTATTTAAATATTCAG AATCGCAGGATTCGAGGGTTGCTTGAAAGATGCACCTTGGATCATGAAGCCAGGATGGAAGCTTTGCATAATGAGATCCGTGAGAGACAACTCTCTGATGCAAGGTGGAGGCAAATCCAGCAAGATTCAAACAACTCT TCGGATGTTGACCTCTCCCTCCTTGGAGAGGCTCATGTGCCAGTAGATTCAGAAGTGGTCGACCTTAATAGTGAAGAAGTGGATGCCCTAAGGGGAAGATATATCCGCAGGTTAACTGCTGTGCTTATCCATCATATACCTGCCTTTTGGAAAGTAGCACTTTCTGTGTTCAGTGGGAAGTTTGCGAAG TCATCCCAAGCTTCTGCTGAATTGAATGTCAAAGCTTCCATCAATAAGGCTGATGATAAAGTTGGTGATGTGAAGTACTCAAGTCATTCTCTGGATGAAGTTGCTGGAATGATACAGGGTACAATATCAGCCTTTGAAGTCAAG GTCCATGGCACTTTTCATGACCTTGAAGAATCGAATATTCTATGCCCTTACATGAGTGATGCCATAAAGGAAATATCTAAAGCATGCCAAGCTATTGAAGGAAAAGAGTCAGCTCCTCCTAGTGTTG TTGCAAGTTTGCAAATGCTTCATGCGGAAATCATGAAGATCTACATTCTCAGGCTATGCTCGTGGATGCGGGCAACAACTGAAGAAATAGCAAAAGATGATTCATGGATCCCTGTGTCCATCCTTGAAAGAAACAAATCCCCATACACAATATCTTTCCTGCCCCTAGCTTTCCGCACAATGATGGGTTCAGCAATGGATCAGATCAGTTC GATGATTCAGAGTCTATGGAGCGAGGCTACGAAGAAATCAGATAACATTTTTCTCCTACTTCAAGAAATTCAAGAATCTGTGAGGCTTGCATTTCTGAACTGTTTTGTAGATTTTGCAG CTCATCTGGAAAATATTGGAGTTGAAGTTTCTCAGAATAAATTGAATCAAGAAACTTCAAATGTAGAAAATGGATATTTACAACCTCAAGCAAAAGCTCGTGGTCTTCACCCTGGCAATGTTGTTTGTGATCCTCATCAAAAGCTGTTGATAGTGTTAAGTAATATTGGATATTGTAAAGATGAGCTTTCACATGAGTTGTACAAGAAGTACAAATATATCTGGCTGCAGCCTAG GGATAAAGATGAGGGGGACAGTGATGTACGTGATTTGGTAATGTCTTTCTCTGCACTTGAAGAGAAAGTCTTGGCACAGTATACTTTTGCAAAG GCAAATTTGATTAGGACGGCTgcaataaattatttattggaTGCTGGAGTGCAATGGGGAGGGGCACCTGCTGTCAAA GGTGTGCGAGATGCAGCTGTGGAGTTACTTCACACTCTGGTAGCTGTGCATGCAGAG GTTTTTGCTGGTGCTAAGCCCCTGTTGGATAAGACACTGGGTATTCTTGTGGAGGGCCTGATTGATACTTTCCTCAGCCTTTTCCAtgaaaacaaaaccaaagatCTCAAGTCGTTAGATACGAATGGTTTCTGTCAGCTCATGCTTGAG CTTGAATATTTTGAAACCATATTGAATCCATATTTTACGCCTGAAGCAAGTGAGTCTCTTAAATCTCTACAAGGAGTTTTGTTGGAAAAGGCCTCTGAGTGTGTGACAGAGTCTTCTGAGAATCCAGGGCATCATCGCAGGCCAACTCGTGGGAGTGAAGACGCACTTGTGGATGAAAGACAGCAAGGAATGACTGTGTCACCAGATGATCTAATA GCTCTCGCCCAGCAGTATAGCTCTGAGCTGCTTCAAGCAGAGCTTGAGAGGACTCGCATCAACACAGCATGCTTTGCGGAGTCAATTCCATTGGACTCAGTTCCAGAACCAGCTAAAGCTGCTTATGCTTCCTTTAGGGGATCAGTGGATTCACCAAGAAGTTTCAAAGCACAACCTGTTGAATCCCCAGGTTACTCCCGGCATCGACGTAGATGA